The following DNA comes from Novosphingobium sp. PP1Y.
GGGATGACGCGCACGAAGCGGCTGCTCCCGGCCTCGTCGAGCACCCAGCTGATTTCCTCGATCTGTTTGCCGACCTCGACCGCGAAGGAGCCCGCGGCCTTCTGGGCCGAGAGGATCTGTGCGCGCTTGTGAATCTCGAACGCGCTGTGATCGAAGAGCACGTTCAGGGTGTAGAGGAACGGCCCGCCGATCTGGTCGCTGTCCTCGGCAGACCCGCGGATGCCGCCGGTCAGCCGGCTTGCGCGTTCGGCGGTGATGCGCCGGGCGGGCGCTTTGGGCGTGAGGCACCGCGCGACCTGGCCGCCGAGGAAGACTTCGGGGCCCTCGAAGAGCAGGTCGGGCCCGGCATCGATGATCTGCTTGCGCAAGGGGCGCGGGGCGGTGCCATCGCTGGTGCCATTGACGAAATTGCCCGGAGCCGCGGTGAAGAGCCCGTTGAAGACGCGCCGGTAGAAGGCCATCAGGGCTTCTGGCGGCATCGGTGCGATCCCGAGGCGTGCGAGTTGCTCCTCGATCTGGCGCCTTGGATCGCGCCCCAATGGCTTCCTCGTCTTGACCGCGAGGAAAGTGCGGAAGTTCCGCACCGGGATACCGTGCAGCGCGCCAAGCCCATGGCGTCCGTCGCGCAGGTAATCATAAGTGCGCCGCGCGGAAGCCTGGATCAGCGGATCGTCGCGGGTCTTGAGATCGAGGAAGGCATCGAGCGCATCATCAACCAACGGATCGGCAAAGCTGATGATCTGCAGCACGGTGCCCGGCTCGAAGTGGATATTGAGAAGGCCCAGCAGCGCCGAATGAACATGGGCGAACATGTAGGCACTAGGCGTCAGTTCCCAGGCGTAACCCCAGCCATCGTCGATCGTGAGGAACGCGCCTTCCTCCTCGGCCCAGGCGACGAGCGGCAAGTGATCGGAGTAGGAATCGCGCGAAACCTGCCGGCGCAGCGCCGCGAAGCTGAGATCGCCGATCTTGTCCCTGTCATTGTTGGCGTGGGCGCTCATCTTCCAGTCTCCGATGCTGGCATAGGTTCAGCAAGCCCCGTGCCGCCGGGGGTGATGTCATCGACGGGCTTTTCGCGGATCTGTCTCAGCACCGGCAGCTGCGCGGCAGGGGATACGGGCTTTACGAGATAGCCGCCCACCACCCAGGTCGGGCGCTCCAGGATCGAATAGACGTAGCGGGGCATGAACAGCCGGTCGGGCCGCTGCCGGTCGGCATAGGGCAGGATCAGAGTGCGCACGGTCTCGCCGGATTTGAGCATGGGCGTTACCGGGGCCTCGATCAGGCCCTGGAGTTCGCGATAAACGCTGTCACGGTAGCCCGCGAAGGCGCCCGCTGCGTCGCGGGCACTTCCGCGCAGCTTGCGGGCAGCCTTGCCGCTATCGCGCAGCAGCTTCCTGTCGTTGGTCACGGCCGGATTCGAGCGCGCCTTTCGGTCCGCGCGGGCGTCCTCGTAGGCGTCCTCGGGATGGATGCACTGGCCGTGATCGGGGTTCTTGCAGGAGAACTTTTCCGGGTAGGGCGACATGATCGAGCCGAGCGAGGCGCAGCCGGAAAGCGAGGCTGAAAGAGCCATCAGAACAGGTGCGATCAGGCGCGTGGTTCGCGGCTTGGAATATTCAGGAAGCAGGACCATGGGGGCTTCTCCGGATGTTGAGCTGCGGTGCAATGAGGGAAAGCAGGGCATCAAAATTGCGATCCCGCGCCGGGCTTGATCTCGAGGGCAACGCCCTCCTGGATGACGACGACCACGTCCTTGGCAGCGCCAACCTCGACGATTGGCCCTGCCTGGCGGGCAAGATCGAGGTAGAAGTCGGTGAGCTTGTCCGAGGACTTGGAAAGCCCGCCTGCGATCCCGGTCTTTGCGGCATCGGCGGCGTCGAGCGAGCGCACCGTGCCGAGCGCCGAGGTCGAGGTCTCTCCGAAGGTATTCTCGACGCTCTGGCTGATCCCGCTGATGGTGCCGGCTATGAAACTGCGGGCAAGGGCGGCCCCGGCCCGCGTCACCACGCGGCCCGAGAGGCCCTTCTTGCCATCGGCATCGACGAAGAAGCCCTTGACCGGTTGATCGACGACGGAATGTTCATCGAAGTCGACGCACGAGAGGCTCACCAGCTGGACCTCGACCCGCTCCTTGGCGAGGCTGCCGGTGGCATTGCCGATGACGAAGCACCCGGAAAGGTTGGCCTTGACGTCATTGGGCAGGACGGCCGGCGCTTGGACCCGGGCGATGATCGGCTCCGGGTTCGAGGTTGCATCGCGGCTTGCCAGGGCATCAACGCCCGTCAGGAGCCGCGCCTTCATGAAACCAGGCGGTAAATAGATCGTCCGATTCTTTTTTTTCGAGTCCGCGGCCGAGTCCTCGGCGCCCTTGGGGATCACCGGGCTCGTCGCAGAACCGATCGCGCCAACCACCTTCTCGACAGGCGGTGCAGGCGGGGCTGAGGGCGGCAGCGGCGGCATTGCTGTGATGGTGTCGGGAATGCCTTCGGGCGGGGGCGGAAAGGAGGGTATGTCTCCGTCCAGTGCCGGTGGCAGATCGCCCAGGTCTTCGCCGAGCGGCGGGACACCGGCCTGGCCCGGCGCCTTGCCTTCCTCGATCGCGGCGAGCCGGTCGCCCAGCAGCTTCTGGTCGTCGAGCACTTTCTTGAAATCGCCGCGCAGTTTCTCCTCAAGGCTGTCGCCGCGAAGGCCCGCGCCCATGTTGAGGGTCGATGCTTCGGGCTTGTCGGTCTCGGGTTCATCGCCCGCGCTGCTGGCGGTATAGAGCGCGTAGCCAAGCAGCCCGACGGCGCCGAGAAGTGTTGCCTGCTTGACGCGAAGGCGCGTGCCCGATCCGAGCGTGTCCCAGCGCGCGCGCAGCACATCGACAAGCGAGGGTTGCATCAGGTTCGTGTCGGGGCGCATGTCCTTGTCGGCTTCCCTGCCCTCGGGCTTACCTTCAGGCCCGCTTTGCGCTGGACGCGTGTTCCCCGGGCGGCGCATGTCATCGGTCATTGCCCCTCTCCCCTGCGGATGACGACAAGGCGCGCGGTCTCGCCGGCCTTGAGGGCAAGCCGGTCGAGCGTGACCGCGAAGATGTTCACTCCAAGGCTCCGGTCGAGGAAGCTGCGCTCGTCGAGCGTCACGCTTGCCGCCGGGCTCACTAGGTATTCCGATGCCGAAAGCCCGGCGCCTTCGATCGCTACGCGTCTGCGTTCGGTCAGTGCAGTGCCGGGAAGGTCGGGTAGCGCGATCGTGCCCGAGGCAGGCGCTACTTCGGCGAAGCTTGCAGGCAGCCGGTCCTGCAGCATGGCAAGGCTGATAGAAACCGCGCGTTCTTCCTCGACCAGGGGGGCCAGGAGATCGGCGTTGGCCTTTGCGCGCTGGGGGCGCCCCGGGGCCAGGGTCACGGTTTGCGCCGGAATGTCCGAAGGTTCGGCATAGAGCGTGTAGATCGCGCCATTGCACGAGACGAAGAATTCCGAAGGGGTGGACACATAGCTGCGCGTGACGGCGCCCAGTTCATCGATTTCCTTCACCAGGAACTTGATCCAGGCGTCCGATCCGGCCTTTTCAACCGCGATCGCCTTCTCCGCGGAAAAGCGCACGTCCTCGATCTCGCCGCCCTCGCAGACTACATGGTTGATGTCGTGGTTGGAGAGGTGGATGGTGCTCGTCTGGCCAGGCAGGACCATGATCGCCTGGGCCTGCGCTGTGACCGGAGAGGCGAGCAGGGCCGCGGTAAACAGCGCTGCGCCGCTGGCGCGCTTCGCGGAGCGCCTAATGGGTTTCAGCATCGAACTTTTCCTCGGAAAGGCGGGTGAGCCAGAAGCGGCCGTTGTCGATCGCGTAACCGATCCGGAAATTGCCGCGGAACTTGCGGATGACACCGCCGATGATGCGCACCTTCTCGACCGGCACGACGATCTCGGTCTTGTCCCAGGTCACGGGTTGGTCGGTGCGAATGTAGGTCGCGATCGATAGCGTCGGATTGTTCGCGAGCTCGTCGAGAATGGCGTTGAGACTGTCGCGAAGGCCATTGTAGGCGCTCGGGTGCGCGAGGCTCAGGAGTTCCTGGAACTGGCGGTCGGCGCTGTAGGCTGAATAGGTCCCGGCAAGACTCACCACGTTGCGGGTCATCGTGCGCAGGTACCCCGGGGAGGGCGTATTGCCGGTGACGTAAAGATCGCCGCCCGATCCGAAAGGCACGATCACCGTGCGCTGGTTCTGGTTGGTGGTGTAGAGCAGCATGCCCAGAACTGCGGTCACCCCCAGCGTTCCGAGAATCGCGAATTTGAGGAGCCGGTTTTCCTCGAAGAGGTTGGCCGAGCCCTGCAGGTAGCGGTGGATGCCGAAGCTTGCCGGTTTGCCGGCGAGCGGATCCTGGCCCGCATCCTTGTCCTTGCTGAACAATGCCATCACTGGTCTCACTCGAAAAAGCGGGTCTGGGTCGGACCCGGGTAGTGACGAAAGCGTACGAGGCCCCAGCGCCAGGCGAGATGGGAGAGGAACCCGCGCGGCCGGGCCCGCTTCCAGGGGATGAAAAGGAGAAGGGCGCCGATGAGCGTCCATCCGACGATCCCGCTGACGATGGCGGCGACGAAGATCGTCGACATGACCAGGATGAACTCGTCCGAGCCGAACCATAGGATCTGGACCGGGCCGTGCAGATACTGGGGCAGACGTTCGTCCAATGCCCTTCTCCTCCTGCTTCATGACACCTGTCGCCAGGCGCCATTGTCCAAAGGCCGGGGATCGGCCTTCAGCCTGGGGCGCGGTGCGCGCCCAATCCAGAACACCGGAAGGCCCGAACCACGGGGAAAGTCCGGGCGCGGCGCGCACCGCATGTCAGATCACCATTCCAAAGGTCTGGAGGATGGTGTCCGACTTGATCAGGCAGACCGCGGCAACGATGGTCGGGATGCCGACCATGACGTTGGAAAAGAGCCGCGAGACGCCGAAGAGGAAGGCGGCGACGCCGCCGACAAAGCCGAGCGGGCCCTTGACGCCCTTGTTCACGACGATGTCGTAGATGTCGTAGCCAAGATCGCCTGTGGCAGGAGCCGTGAAGGCGTGGGCGCCGGTGCTGAAAAGCACCATGAGGGCGAGGGGGACGCCAAGATTGGCGAGCATGTTGGGGACGGCGACGGCATTGCGCCTGAGTTTTGGGATCATTGTTTGTGCTCCATCAGATGGGAGCCGCCCGGGCATGAGCCTTTCGGCATCGATGGAATATCGCTGCCTGCCGGCGCTCGCGGTGGGCGGCTCCATGAGCGCCGCGCGTGCCGGCATTCCGGTCCGCCGCGCCGCGGCATCCACGGCCGGGCAGCTGGCGTCCGCCAAATGGGGAGAGGCATGTTCAGCGCGCAGCATTGGCGCTGGCCTTTTCCGTGTCCTGCCGGCCTTCGAGAAACGCCTCGAGTTCGGCCTGCTGGAAGCCCGGGATGAGCTTGCCGCCTGCGATGAGCGTTGGCGTTCCGCCAATGCCCATGGCCTTGACGAGCCCGGCATCGTCGGCGACGCGCGCCTTCCCTTCCGGGCAGGTCAGAAGAGTGCCTGGGGCCGCACCGGCGTAGATCGCATGGAAGGCGGCGGCCTGGTCTTTTGAGCACAGGATATGCTCGGCCTTGGCTGCGGAACCGGGGTGAATCTGGCTCACGAAATAAATGAGCCGCCGTACAGGTTTGCCTTCGGCGGCCTTGGCTGCCCAAAACCTGTCCAGAGCACGGCAATAAGGGCAATCGGGGTCGGTGAACTCGATCACGGTGGGGGCATTGTCCGGCCCGATGGCGAGCGCCTTCTGGGGATCTATGAGATCGAAACGCTTCCTGGCGCTGGCCTGCTGGGCAAGCGCGGTCACATTGAGGCCGTTCTTGTCGTAGACGGTCCCGAAGACGATGTGGCCGCTGGCCGGGGCATAGTAGATCACCCGTCCGCCCGCGAAGGCCTGGTAGATCGCGCCCTTGATCGGCGCGGGGCCGAAGTCCTCGAACGCGAGGTTGGTGAAGGTCTGGTGGAGCTGGCGCTGCGCGGCTTCGGCTGCCTGGCTCAGTATCTGGGCATCATTGCCGGTCGCTGCCGGTTCTGCTTGTGCCAGGGTGGGCGCGGCCGTGCTCATCAGGCTCAGGGCAGCCATCGTGCTTACGGCCAGCGTGCTCATTGCCGATCGGATCAGGCAGGCGGCCTTGAAGGGAAGGGGCATGGTGCGTGCTCCTGAATAAGGAGGGTGTGGGCGAGTTCAGAAGAGCGGGATCGAGGCGGATCGTGCTGCCGAGCGGAACCAGCGGTGGCGGCGCATCGGCGCTGCCATCAGCTTCAATCCGCTCTATCGTGAAACCGTCCGATGTGGCGACGATGCGATAATGCGGAAGAACGGGAGGGGGCTGATCGGGGGGAGCACTCCCGGCACAACCGGCGAGCGTGAGCACGACGATCGCGGTGATGGTCGACAGGTGCTTGGAAGTGAACATCTCTCACATGGCCTCCTTTTCCGGTAAGATGCTGCGCAAGCAGCTGATCTCCGGTTCCTGGATCGGGCTCGGGCAGAAAGCTTCGGGCGTTATCGGATGGTGATTGCCGTCACCCCTCGTCGGGATGGCTTGAGGTGAACCGATGATGCGGATCCCGGCAACGGGCAGGGCACTGACGTGCCTGTTTCGGCATCTGCGTGCCGATTGCGGCACGGACGTGCCGGAAATACCTGCCAAATTGGCAGGAAACTTGGGTCGCAGGCCGTCCTATCAATGGCCCACGGTGCGAATCACTCGGAGCAGGTCGCATGGCTGCGCGTTCATCGAGAACCTACAAATTGAGGCTGTCGGACAGAGGGATCGATCTTTTCCTGGATTGTCACAGCCGCCTCGCCCATCTCCTTCGCGAGTTCCCGCCCTATGGCGCAACACTCCATGTCGCGGTCATGCTGCTCGATCGCATGGAGCCTTGCGACCTCGCTGGCGAAGTGGCCGACCCGCGATGTGACCGGCTTGCCGGCAGTCATGTGCGTTTCGTGGGATCATCGTCGCAGCTGGCCGATATCACCCAAAGGCTGATGGGGCGTATCGATGCCTCGGATGAGCCAACCTCGGTCACGGCTATCGGGCGGTTCTATCTTGCCGGGCTATTGGTCTTTGAAAGCAGCGAAGATCACCGCCTTCTCGAGGCGTACCGCAGGACAAGGGACGCGTAGGATATGTCAGGAAGCACCTTGGCGACCTGTGGAGATGAAACATGAGCGCATATGCAAGCATCAAGCAGGGCTTCAACGAAGCCCTGGTGTTCGCTGAAGGACATGCTTCGGACGCCGTTGTCCGTCAGGTTGAAGTTCAGGGCGCCGATGTCGCTCTGATCCGGGCAAGGACAGGCCTGTCGCAAGGGGCGTTTGCGCGCTGTATCGGCGTCACCAAACGAACTTTGCTGAATTGGGAACAAGGCTGCCGCCGTCCTACAGGGCCGGCCCAGGTGCTGCTGGCCTTGATCGCCAAACGCCCCTCGCTTGTCGGCGAACTCCTGCGCTAAACGGGCTATCGCTTTCAAAAATTTCATCAATATTTTTGCAATTCTACCAAATTGGGAACGATGGATGATTGATTTAAGGCGTAATTAACACCAGCCTTGGCGCTGTCGGATTGTGTATCGGAAGGCTTTGAGCGGCTGTCAGGGGATCCCGGACGTGGCCAATCAAAAGCATCACCGCACAAATGAAGAAGATATTCTGGACGAGATCAAATTGATCTCCGGAAAGTGTATCGAGGGACGGCGCAGGATGGAACGAATTACGCAGGCCCAACTGGCGGCCGAAGCAGGTATTGGCATACGCTGGCTGCGCGAAATTGAAGCCGGCAGTCCCAAGCCGTCGATCGAGGACCACCTTCGCTGCGCCGCCCGCCTCGGCCTCCCTGCTGGCTACTTCTTCCTGCCCATGATGTTCCTGCAGAACCGGCGGTCTTTCCCGGCTGACCTGCTCCATGGCGACATGAACCGGCTCCAGGAGCACTGCATCGAATACATCATCGAGGATTACTACCTGGGAGCGGTCATTCGCAAGGGCCGCCGCGCGAGCGTCCCGTTGGATGATGCTTCTCCGCGTGGCATTGAGTGACGCGGCGCGATGTCACCTGAAGCTGTCGCTGCCGAGCGGGTCTACCGGGGGCTCAAGCGGGTCATTCTCGAGGGGCAGTTCGCGCCCGGCACCATGCTTGTCGTTACCACCATTGCCCGGGAATTCGGGACCAGCATTGCTCCGGTCCGCGACAGCATGCAGCGGCTCGTGGGCGAGCGCCTGCTCGATCTGCACATCGGCGGGGGCTTTCAGATGCCGCGCCTCACTGCGGGCGGGCTCGCTCACCTTTATTCATGGCACCAAGATCTGATCAAACTTGCGCTCAAATTCCGACGATCCGGCACTTCGTCGAGCGACTATCAGCCAGCTTTTCCAT
Coding sequences within:
- a CDS encoding GntR family transcriptional regulator, whose product is MSPEAVAAERVYRGLKRVILEGQFAPGTMLVVTTIAREFGTSIAPVRDSMQRLVGERLLDLHIGGGFQMPRLTAGGLAHLYSWHQDLIKLALKFRRSGTSSSDYQPAFPSISDDDTHALAEATAELFLHIASYSGNPEHVEAVRSVGQRLHATRIREARLSNRLRELERIWELAGSGPLRDAQEAIRRYHRRRLRQVSRLIPSED
- a CDS encoding helix-turn-helix domain-containing protein, which produces MANQKHHRTNEEDILDEIKLISGKCIEGRRRMERITQAQLAAEAGIGIRWLREIEAGSPKPSIEDHLRCAARLGLPAGYFFLPMMFLQNRRSFPADLLHGDMNRLQEHCIEYIIEDYYLGAVIRKGRRASVPLDDASPRGIE
- a CDS encoding TraB/VirB10 family protein, with translation MTDDMRRPGNTRPAQSGPEGKPEGREADKDMRPDTNLMQPSLVDVLRARWDTLGSGTRLRVKQATLLGAVGLLGYALYTASSAGDEPETDKPEASTLNMGAGLRGDSLEEKLRGDFKKVLDDQKLLGDRLAAIEEGKAPGQAGVPPLGEDLGDLPPALDGDIPSFPPPPEGIPDTITAMPPLPPSAPPAPPVEKVVGAIGSATSPVIPKGAEDSAADSKKKNRTIYLPPGFMKARLLTGVDALASRDATSNPEPIIARVQAPAVLPNDVKANLSGCFVIGNATGSLAKERVEVQLVSLSCVDFDEHSVVDQPVKGFFVDADGKKGLSGRVVTRAGAALARSFIAGTISGISQSVENTFGETSTSALGTVRSLDAADAAKTGIAGGLSKSSDKLTDFYLDLARQAGPIVEVGAAKDVVVVIQEGVALEIKPGAGSQF
- a CDS encoding type-F conjugative transfer system secretin TraK; protein product: MLKPIRRSAKRASGAALFTAALLASPVTAQAQAIMVLPGQTSTIHLSNHDINHVVCEGGEIEDVRFSAEKAIAVEKAGSDAWIKFLVKEIDELGAVTRSYVSTPSEFFVSCNGAIYTLYAEPSDIPAQTVTLAPGRPQRAKANADLLAPLVEEERAVSISLAMLQDRLPASFAEVAPASGTIALPDLPGTALTERRRVAIEGAGLSASEYLVSPAASVTLDERSFLDRSLGVNIFAVTLDRLALKAGETARLVVIRRGEGQ
- a CDS encoding type IV conjugative transfer system protein TraL; the protein is MDERLPQYLHGPVQILWFGSDEFILVMSTIFVAAIVSGIVGWTLIGALLLFIPWKRARPRGFLSHLAWRWGLVRFRHYPGPTQTRFFE
- a CDS encoding DsbC family protein, giving the protein MSTAAPTLAQAEPAATGNDAQILSQAAEAAQRQLHQTFTNLAFEDFGPAPIKGAIYQAFAGGRVIYYAPASGHIVFGTVYDKNGLNVTALAQQASARKRFDLIDPQKALAIGPDNAPTVIEFTDPDCPYCRALDRFWAAKAAEGKPVRRLIYFVSQIHPGSAAKAEHILCSKDQAAAFHAIYAGAAPGTLLTCPEGKARVADDAGLVKAMGIGGTPTLIAGGKLIPGFQQAELEAFLEGRQDTEKASANAAR
- a CDS encoding TraV family lipoprotein, with protein sequence MVLLPEYSKPRTTRLIAPVLMALSASLSGCASLGSIMSPYPEKFSCKNPDHGQCIHPEDAYEDARADRKARSNPAVTNDRKLLRDSGKAARKLRGSARDAAGAFAGYRDSVYRELQGLIEAPVTPMLKSGETVRTLILPYADRQRPDRLFMPRYVYSILERPTWVVGGYLVKPVSPAAQLPVLRQIREKPVDDITPGGTGLAEPMPASETGR
- a CDS encoding DNA-binding transcriptional regulator, whose product is MSAYASIKQGFNEALVFAEGHASDAVVRQVEVQGADVALIRARTGLSQGAFARCIGVTKRTLLNWEQGCRRPTGPAQVLLALIAKRPSLVGELLR
- a CDS encoding TraE/TraK family type IV conjugative transfer system protein; the protein is MALFSKDKDAGQDPLAGKPASFGIHRYLQGSANLFEENRLLKFAILGTLGVTAVLGMLLYTTNQNQRTVIVPFGSGGDLYVTGNTPSPGYLRTMTRNVVSLAGTYSAYSADRQFQELLSLAHPSAYNGLRDSLNAILDELANNPTLSIATYIRTDQPVTWDKTEIVVPVEKVRIIGGVIRKFRGNFRIGYAIDNGRFWLTRLSEEKFDAETH